TTTCTTAACTCCGTGGTCACAACGCGCAACCTGTTGGAGGCCTGCGTCCAGCAGAAATGTTTGCGGCGTTTTGTGAACATCAGTTCTTTCACCGTGTATACGAACTCCGGGAAAACGCGGTGGAGAGCGCTGGATGAATCTTGTCCGGTTGAGTCGCATCCCGAGTTGCGGGGAGATGCCTACACCTATGCCAAGGTCAAGCAGGACGAGATGGTTGCTGACTATGGAAAAAAGTTTGGGATTCCCTACATCCTAGTCAGGCCCGGCTACGTGTATGGCACCGATGGAAAGGGAGCACTCACCAATCGCGTCGGCATTGGCACCTTCGGCCTCTTCCTGCACTTGGGCGGTTCGACTCAGATACCGCTGAGCTACGTAGACAATTGCGCCGAGGCCATTGTGCTGGCCGGCTTGACGCCAGGGGTGGATGGCGAGGTGTTCAACGTCGTCGATGACGACCTGCCCTCGAGTCGCAAGCTTTTGCGCTTGTACAAGAGAAATGTAAAGCGGTTTAAGTCTCTCTACGTACCGAAAGCTGCCAGTTATCTGCTCTGCTACCTGTGGGAACTTTATTCCGGTTGGTCGGAGGGACAGGTACCGCTGGCTTTCAATCGCAAGGCGTGGCATGCATTCTGGAAGACGACGAGTTACAGCAACCAGAAGCTTAAGACCCGCGTCGGATGGTCGCAGATTGTCCCGACAAAAGAAGCGTTACGGCGATACTTCGAAGCCTGCCGCATGGGAGGCGTCAATGCTTAAGATCGGCATCGTCGGATGCGGCAAGATTGCTGATTCCCACGCCGCTCAGATCCAGCGGATCAAGGGTACCGAGATCGTCGGAGTCTGCGACCGTGAGCCGCTGATGGCGCAGCAACTGTGCGATCGCTTTTCGGTCAAGCAGTCCTTCATGGAGTTGCCGGAACTGCTCGAACGTGCCAAGCCCGACGTGGTCCACATCACCACTCCTCCGCAGATTCACTTTGAGGCGGCCAAGCTTTGTTTGCAGGCCGGGTGCCACGTTTACGTCGAGAAGCCATTCACGGTCAACGAACGGGAAGCCCGCGAACTGATCGCGCTCGCCAATGAGCGAGGGCTCAAACTCACCGCCGGCCACGATAACCAGTTCCGCCGTGCCGCCATTCAAGCGCGAGAACTTGTGCGTGCGGGGTACCTCGGCGGAAATCCCGTGCACATGGAGAGTTATTTTTGTTATGAGCTGGGACCCGGCGGCTATGCCGGAGTGCTGCTCTCCGACAAACAGCATTGGGTACGCCGGCTGCCCGGACAATTACTGCACAACGTCATCAGTCACGGCATTGCCAGAATTGCTGAATTCCTCCAAACCGAATCGCCCCAGGTCATCGCGCATGGGTTTGTTAGCCCCTTCCTGCGCAGCCTGGGGGAACGCGAAATCGTTGACGAGCTGCGGGTCATCATTTCGGAGGAGTGCGGGACCACGGCTTACTTTACGTTCTCTTCGCAGATGCGTCCTTCTCTCCATCAGTTTCGTCTTTATGGACCAAAAAACGGTCTGATGGTGGACCAGGATCAGGACATCCTGATCAAATTGCCGGGCTTAATGCGCACCAGTTATCTGGAACAGTTCGTAAGCCCGGCGGCAACCGGCTGGCAGTACTTTGGGAACACCTGGAGCAACGTGAGGACTTTCTTGCACAGGGATTTCCACCCCAAGGCGGGGATGAAGCACCTGATCGAGAACTTCTACCGCTCGATCCTGGAAGACACTCCGGTGCCGATTCCCTACCGCGAGATCATTCTGACCGCCCGGATTATGGATGCGATCTTCACCCAGCTGGCGCAAGGCTCCGAGCGCCAGCGAATCAGCCGGCAGGAGGGCGAAGAGGCGCCGCTGGCGTATTCCGTTGGGGCAATGGCCGACGATGAGCATTCCAGCAAGTAGCCTTGGCCTGCCGTTGCCGGGACTGATAGCGCGTCTCTGAGGAAACCCAAGTGCCCCCGACAGTCGCCACTTTCATTTGTTGTGCCGGCATCCTCGGTGTTTTTTGGCTCGACCGCGACCCCAAGTCCCGGACCTCGCCAGCTCTGTGGATTGCCGTGCTCTGGTTCCTGCTGGCGTGCTCACGCACGCCATCCAGGTGGCTTTACCTGGGCCAAGCTTCGCCGGTGGCTGACGAGTTGATGGAGGGAGACCCGATAAACAGACTGGTTTATACAAGTCTCATCATCCTCGCATTGCTCGTGGTCCTGAAGAGATACAAGCAAGTCGTGGGCGGGTTGCGTCACACCTGGCCAATTCTGTTGTTCTTTATCTACTGTCTGGTGAGTCTCATGTGGTCCGACTATCCGGCGGTCGGGTTCAGGCGCTGGAACAAGGCCATTGCAGACTGGCTGATGGTTCTGATCGTTTGGACCGATCCTCAGCCGCTCACGGCCCTAAAACGGGTCGTTGCGAGAACAGCCTACATTCTGGTTCCTCTATCGATTTTGTTTATCAGGTACTACCCTGAGATCGGCCGATACTATCACCGCTATCTTGGTACTACCTTCTTTTCTGGCGTTGCACTGGAGAAGAATGGGCTCGGAGCAATCTGCCTGCTTTTTGGGCTAGCTTCGGTATGGCGCCTTTTGAACCTGTTTGCCGACGATCCTCAGGACATGCAGCGCAGCCGGCGCCTCATTGCTCAGGGCGTAGTTCTCGCCATGATCTTTTGGCTGTTCTCAGTTACCGAT
This window of the Terriglobia bacterium genome carries:
- a CDS encoding NAD(P)-dependent oxidoreductase; protein product: MNHTEPQSLIIEHDDPILITGAAGFIGLPVVENLLERGFSNLRCFTRSKGAARLATLAARYPRSRVEIIQGNLLSRDDCRTAAKGAAVIFHLAAGRGEKLVPDAFLNSVVTTRNLLEACVQQKCLRRFVNISSFTVYTNSGKTRWRALDESCPVESHPELRGDAYTYAKVKQDEMVADYGKKFGIPYILVRPGYVYGTDGKGALTNRVGIGTFGLFLHLGGSTQIPLSYVDNCAEAIVLAGLTPGVDGEVFNVVDDDLPSSRKLLRLYKRNVKRFKSLYVPKAASYLLCYLWELYSGWSEGQVPLAFNRKAWHAFWKTTSYSNQKLKTRVGWSQIVPTKEALRRYFEACRMGGVNA
- a CDS encoding Gfo/Idh/MocA family oxidoreductase, yielding MLKIGIVGCGKIADSHAAQIQRIKGTEIVGVCDREPLMAQQLCDRFSVKQSFMELPELLERAKPDVVHITTPPQIHFEAAKLCLQAGCHVYVEKPFTVNEREARELIALANERGLKLTAGHDNQFRRAAIQARELVRAGYLGGNPVHMESYFCYELGPGGYAGVLLSDKQHWVRRLPGQLLHNVISHGIARIAEFLQTESPQVIAHGFVSPFLRSLGEREIVDELRVIISEECGTTAYFTFSSQMRPSLHQFRLYGPKNGLMVDQDQDILIKLPGLMRTSYLEQFVSPAATGWQYFGNTWSNVRTFLHRDFHPKAGMKHLIENFYRSILEDTPVPIPYREIILTARIMDAIFTQLAQGSERQRISRQEGEEAPLAYSVGAMADDEHSSK
- a CDS encoding O-antigen ligase family protein produces the protein MPPTVATFICCAGILGVFWLDRDPKSRTSPALWIAVLWFLLACSRTPSRWLYLGQASPVADELMEGDPINRLVYTSLIILALLVVLKRYKQVVGGLRHTWPILLFFIYCLVSLMWSDYPAVGFRRWNKAIADWLMVLIVWTDPQPLTALKRVVARTAYILVPLSILFIRYYPEIGRYYHRYLGTTFFSGVALEKNGLGAICLLFGLASVWRLLNLFADDPQDMQRSRRLIAQGVVLAMIFWLFSVTDSVTSLVCFLLASLLLVATRFRVFARNRFMVHCLVLLMIVIPASIALLDFSPGALHAMGRNSTLTERTDIWAEVVKLNPNAWVGAGYESFWLGPRLETMVAEVTRFWVPNQSHNGYLEIYANLGWIGVGGLAVVLAYGYRRVILAWRQNLPAGDLMVAYFVTGVVYNITEAAFFRNTYPIWLFLLLAITISQVTGQQSSRESITSHGFRAGCDGVRASDPGNAVLQYK